The following coding sequences lie in one Silene latifolia isolate original U9 population chromosome 5, ASM4854445v1, whole genome shotgun sequence genomic window:
- the LOC141656315 gene encoding putative LRR receptor-like serine/threonine-protein kinase At1g53430 isoform X2, producing MVVYSLKFVHKVHIIVLISFLLANFGAKFGTFAQLIPEDEVKTLQIISDKLKYTQWTKISHKSCSDGGVTFNKTITNTTFSNVACDCSFNKSTICHVTIIDLSRNFISGNIPKSLARIPLVRLSLKGNRNTGPIPDEIAQITTLQKLSVEDNQLTGPIPKSLGNLKNLETLVLAANFFNGTLPATLVNLKNLKELKLNGNAFTGKIPDFLGSLANLTTLDIQGTSMQGPIPSSLSTLTNLQTLRISDLNAAGLTFPNLTVMTNLKELVLRNCSITGRVPDYIGNLVNMKLLDLSYNQLSGPVPDSIQNMNSLDFLFLTNNSFSGQLPNWILNSKQKFDVSYNNFTGSSSSSCQQSNINLVSSHSTSKTNSVDWCLMKDLPCVTKPQYHSLFINCGGSKMNFEGNEYEEDSTPGGPSTFFASGGEKWAYSSTGAFLYNDKANFLATETFNANVTGIYQTARLAPLSLKYYGLCLLPGSYTVKLHFAEIMYSDDQTYSSLGRRLFDVSVQGEVKRKDFDIAETAGGAGKPYTMEFGNVDVNDSTLEIFLYWAGQGTTAIPVRGAYGPLLSGISVTPNFRINSGLSAGAIAGIVIASFVVLVSVLAVLWLRGYLGGKDAENEEFRKLGTGYFSLKQIKAATDNFSIRNKIGEGGFGPVYKGVLPDGKVIAVKQLSSKSKQGNREFVNEIGMISALQHPNLVKLHGCCIEGKELLLVYEYMENNSLARALFGSEEQNLRMDWPTRRKICLGIARGLAYLHEESRLKIVHRDIKATNVLLDKDLNAKISDFGLAKLDEEENTHISTRIAGTAGYMAPEYALRGYLTDKADVYSFGVVVLEIVSGTSNTSYRPKEEFVYLLDWAYVLQEQGSLLELVDPSLGQSYSKEEALTLLNLALLCTNPSPSLRPRMSSVVSMIDGKIPVQAPIVKRVGSEFNEELRRKTFERLSLESHNTVSRRSNSNSNSSSSSSQVERSMMSMDGPWIDSSISMQSKNEIIDKSPTVSSKQLPKLDEDN from the exons ATGGTGGTTTATTCACTCAAATTTGTGCATAAAGTGCATATAATTGTATTAATTTCATTTCTTTTAGCAAATTTCGGTGCAAAATTTGGAACTTTCGCTCAGTTAATCCCTGAAGATGAAG TGAAAACATTGCAAATAATATCGGATAAGCTAAAGTACACACAGTGGACGAAGATCAGCCATAAGTCATGCAGTGATGGAGGTGTCACATTCAACAAAACAATCACTAATACTACTTTTAGTAATGTCGCTTGTGATTGTTCTTTTAACAAAAGTACTATATGCCATGTTACAATTAT TGATCTCTCCAGGAACTTTATTAGTGGAAACATTCCCAAAAGTCTTGCAAGGATTCCATTAGTTCGttt GTCACTGAAGGGAAATCGGAACACCGGCCCAATTCCGGATGAAATTGCTCAGATTACCACGTTACAGAAACT GTCTGTTGAAGATAACCAACTTACAGGACCTATACCGAAGTCTCTTGGGAATTTGAAAAACTTGGAAACATT GGTACTGGCTGCAAACTTCTTTAACGGAACATTGCCTGCTACACTCGTCAATCTAAAGAATCTCAAAGAATT AAAACTCAATGGAAATGCATTTACCGGGAAAATACCTGATTTTCTTGGCAGTCTGGCCAACCTTACTACACT GGATATTCAAGGTACATCAATGCAGGGACCGATTCCATCTAGCTTGTCTACTTTGACAAACCTGCAAACTTT GAGAATTTCAGATCTTAATGCTGCAGGTCTCACTTTCCCAAACCTGACTGTCATGACAAACTTAAAAGAACT GGTACTGAGGAACTGCTCAATCACTGGTCGAGTTCCCGACTACATTGGAAACCTAGTAAATATGAAGCTCTT GGACCTGAGTTACAATCAGCTGAGCGGGCCGGTTCCAGATTCAATCCAAAACATGAACAGTCTTGATTTCTT GTTTCTGACAAACAACTCATTTTCCGGGCAGTTACCAAATTGGATCTTGAATAGCAAGCAGAAATT TGATGTGTCTTATAATAATTTTACTGGTTCATCCTCGTCTAGCTGCCAGCAGTCGAATAT CAACTTGGTCTCTAGCCATTCGACTTCAAAAACCAATTC TGTTGATTGGTGCTTGATGAAAGACCTTCCTTGCGTCACTAAGCCTCAAT ATCATTCATTGTTTATTAACTGTGGCGGAAGCAAgatgaattttgaaggaaatgaaTATGAAGAGGATTCCACCCCGGGAGGACCTTCAACTTTCTTTGCATCTGGGGGAGAAAAATGGGCTTACAGTAGTACCGGAGCGTTTCTTTACAACGACAAGGCCAACTTCTTAGCCACGGAAACATTTAATGCTAATGTGACTGGTATTTACCAAACAGCTCGCTTGGCGCCTCTTTCACTCAAGTATTATGGCCTTTGTTTGCTACCAGGCAGCTATACTGTGAAACTGCACTTTGCTGAGATTATGTATTCTGATGATCAGACTTATAGTAGCCTCGGCAGACGCTTATTTGACGTCTCAGTTCAG GGGGAAGTAAAGCGGAAAGATTTCGACATAGCAGAAACAGCCGGAGGTGCAGGGAAGCCATATACTATGGAATTCGGAAATGTCGATGTTAATGACAGCACACTAGAGATCTTCTTATATTGGGCTGGTCAGGGAACCACTGCTATACCTGTTAGAGGCGCATACGGTCCTCTTCTATCAGGGATCTCTGTGACACCCA ACTTCAGAATAAACTCAGGATTGTCTGCTGGAGCTATTGCCGGAATTGTGATTGCCTCGTTTGTCGTTCTTGTCTCAGTCTTGGCAGTTCTCTGGCTGAGAGGTTACCTCGGTGGTAAAGATGCTGAAAATGAAG AATTCCGAAAATTAGGTACAGGTTATTTCTCCTTGAAGCAGATTAAAGCTGCAACAGATAATTTTAGTATCAGAAACAAAATTGGCGAAGGAGGTTTCGGACCTGTATATAAG GGAGTATTACCAGACGGGAAGGTGATTGCTGTGAAGCAGCTTTCATCCAAGTCGAAACAAGGGAATCGAGAATTTGTAAATGAGATAGGCATGATTTCGGCTCTACAACACCCGAACCTTGTAAAGCTTCATGGTTGTTGCATTGAAGGAAAAGAGCTGCTTCTTGTATATGAGTACATGGAAAACAACTCTCTCGCTCGCGCCCTTTTTG GTTCGGAGGAACAGAATCTGCGGATGGACTGGCCGACAAGGAGGAAaatatgcttaggaatcgcaagAGGGTTAGCATACCTACACGAGGAGTCGAGACTCAAGATTGTGCACAGGGACATTAAGGCTACTAATGTCTTGCTTGATAAAGACTTAAATGCTAAAATCTCTGATTTCGGTcttgctaagcttgatgaagagGAAAATACTCATATCAGTACTAGAATTGCTGGAACTGC AGGATATATGGCACCGGAGTATGCATTGAGGGGGTACCTCACAGACAAGGCGGATGTCTATAGCTTTGGAGTTGTCGTGCTTGAGATTGTGAGCGGAACAAGCAACACTAGTTATCGGCCAAAAGAAGAGTTTGTCTATCTTCTTGATTGG GCCTATGTTTTACAAGAACAAGGAAGTCTATTAGAGCTTGTGGATCCAAGTCTAGGCCAAAGTTACTCAAAAGAAGAAGCATTAACATTGTTAAACTTAGCACTACTATGTACCAACCCGTCTCCGTCTCTAAGACCGAGAATGTCGTCCGTTGTAAGCATGATTGACGGGAAAATACCGGTTCAAGCACCAATTGTTAAACGGGTTGGATCCGAGTTCAATGAAGAACTAAGACGAAAAACATTCGAAAGATTGTCACTAGAGAGTCACAATACGGTTTCCAGGAGATCAAACTCGAACTCGAACTCGAGCTCGAGCTCGAGCCAAGTAGAGAGGAGCATGATGTCAATGGATGGTCCATGGATTGACTCGTCTATATCAATGCAAAGCAAGAATGAGATTATAGACAAATCACCTACAGTGTCAAGTAAACAACTTCCAAAGCTCGATGAAGACAATTAG
- the LOC141656315 gene encoding putative LRR receptor-like serine/threonine-protein kinase At1g53430 isoform X1, which yields MVVYSLKFVHKVHIIVLISFLLANFGAKFGTFAQLIPEDEVKTLQIISDKLKYTQWTKISHKSCSDGGVTFNKTITNTTFSNVACDCSFNKSTICHVTIIQLKGLSLSGVLPEEFGDLTQLNDIDLSRNFISGNIPKSLARIPLVRLSLKGNRNTGPIPDEIAQITTLQKLSVEDNQLTGPIPKSLGNLKNLETLVLAANFFNGTLPATLVNLKNLKELKLNGNAFTGKIPDFLGSLANLTTLDIQGTSMQGPIPSSLSTLTNLQTLRISDLNAAGLTFPNLTVMTNLKELVLRNCSITGRVPDYIGNLVNMKLLDLSYNQLSGPVPDSIQNMNSLDFLFLTNNSFSGQLPNWILNSKQKFDVSYNNFTGSSSSSCQQSNINLVSSHSTSKTNSVDWCLMKDLPCVTKPQYHSLFINCGGSKMNFEGNEYEEDSTPGGPSTFFASGGEKWAYSSTGAFLYNDKANFLATETFNANVTGIYQTARLAPLSLKYYGLCLLPGSYTVKLHFAEIMYSDDQTYSSLGRRLFDVSVQGEVKRKDFDIAETAGGAGKPYTMEFGNVDVNDSTLEIFLYWAGQGTTAIPVRGAYGPLLSGISVTPNFRINSGLSAGAIAGIVIASFVVLVSVLAVLWLRGYLGGKDAENEEFRKLGTGYFSLKQIKAATDNFSIRNKIGEGGFGPVYKGVLPDGKVIAVKQLSSKSKQGNREFVNEIGMISALQHPNLVKLHGCCIEGKELLLVYEYMENNSLARALFGSEEQNLRMDWPTRRKICLGIARGLAYLHEESRLKIVHRDIKATNVLLDKDLNAKISDFGLAKLDEEENTHISTRIAGTAGYMAPEYALRGYLTDKADVYSFGVVVLEIVSGTSNTSYRPKEEFVYLLDWAYVLQEQGSLLELVDPSLGQSYSKEEALTLLNLALLCTNPSPSLRPRMSSVVSMIDGKIPVQAPIVKRVGSEFNEELRRKTFERLSLESHNTVSRRSNSNSNSSSSSSQVERSMMSMDGPWIDSSISMQSKNEIIDKSPTVSSKQLPKLDEDN from the exons ATGGTGGTTTATTCACTCAAATTTGTGCATAAAGTGCATATAATTGTATTAATTTCATTTCTTTTAGCAAATTTCGGTGCAAAATTTGGAACTTTCGCTCAGTTAATCCCTGAAGATGAAG TGAAAACATTGCAAATAATATCGGATAAGCTAAAGTACACACAGTGGACGAAGATCAGCCATAAGTCATGCAGTGATGGAGGTGTCACATTCAACAAAACAATCACTAATACTACTTTTAGTAATGTCGCTTGTGATTGTTCTTTTAACAAAAGTACTATATGCCATGTTACAATTAT TCAATTGAAGGGTCTTAGTCTTAGTGGAGTATTGCCTGAAGAATTTGGAGACCTTACTCAACTGAATGACAT TGATCTCTCCAGGAACTTTATTAGTGGAAACATTCCCAAAAGTCTTGCAAGGATTCCATTAGTTCGttt GTCACTGAAGGGAAATCGGAACACCGGCCCAATTCCGGATGAAATTGCTCAGATTACCACGTTACAGAAACT GTCTGTTGAAGATAACCAACTTACAGGACCTATACCGAAGTCTCTTGGGAATTTGAAAAACTTGGAAACATT GGTACTGGCTGCAAACTTCTTTAACGGAACATTGCCTGCTACACTCGTCAATCTAAAGAATCTCAAAGAATT AAAACTCAATGGAAATGCATTTACCGGGAAAATACCTGATTTTCTTGGCAGTCTGGCCAACCTTACTACACT GGATATTCAAGGTACATCAATGCAGGGACCGATTCCATCTAGCTTGTCTACTTTGACAAACCTGCAAACTTT GAGAATTTCAGATCTTAATGCTGCAGGTCTCACTTTCCCAAACCTGACTGTCATGACAAACTTAAAAGAACT GGTACTGAGGAACTGCTCAATCACTGGTCGAGTTCCCGACTACATTGGAAACCTAGTAAATATGAAGCTCTT GGACCTGAGTTACAATCAGCTGAGCGGGCCGGTTCCAGATTCAATCCAAAACATGAACAGTCTTGATTTCTT GTTTCTGACAAACAACTCATTTTCCGGGCAGTTACCAAATTGGATCTTGAATAGCAAGCAGAAATT TGATGTGTCTTATAATAATTTTACTGGTTCATCCTCGTCTAGCTGCCAGCAGTCGAATAT CAACTTGGTCTCTAGCCATTCGACTTCAAAAACCAATTC TGTTGATTGGTGCTTGATGAAAGACCTTCCTTGCGTCACTAAGCCTCAAT ATCATTCATTGTTTATTAACTGTGGCGGAAGCAAgatgaattttgaaggaaatgaaTATGAAGAGGATTCCACCCCGGGAGGACCTTCAACTTTCTTTGCATCTGGGGGAGAAAAATGGGCTTACAGTAGTACCGGAGCGTTTCTTTACAACGACAAGGCCAACTTCTTAGCCACGGAAACATTTAATGCTAATGTGACTGGTATTTACCAAACAGCTCGCTTGGCGCCTCTTTCACTCAAGTATTATGGCCTTTGTTTGCTACCAGGCAGCTATACTGTGAAACTGCACTTTGCTGAGATTATGTATTCTGATGATCAGACTTATAGTAGCCTCGGCAGACGCTTATTTGACGTCTCAGTTCAG GGGGAAGTAAAGCGGAAAGATTTCGACATAGCAGAAACAGCCGGAGGTGCAGGGAAGCCATATACTATGGAATTCGGAAATGTCGATGTTAATGACAGCACACTAGAGATCTTCTTATATTGGGCTGGTCAGGGAACCACTGCTATACCTGTTAGAGGCGCATACGGTCCTCTTCTATCAGGGATCTCTGTGACACCCA ACTTCAGAATAAACTCAGGATTGTCTGCTGGAGCTATTGCCGGAATTGTGATTGCCTCGTTTGTCGTTCTTGTCTCAGTCTTGGCAGTTCTCTGGCTGAGAGGTTACCTCGGTGGTAAAGATGCTGAAAATGAAG AATTCCGAAAATTAGGTACAGGTTATTTCTCCTTGAAGCAGATTAAAGCTGCAACAGATAATTTTAGTATCAGAAACAAAATTGGCGAAGGAGGTTTCGGACCTGTATATAAG GGAGTATTACCAGACGGGAAGGTGATTGCTGTGAAGCAGCTTTCATCCAAGTCGAAACAAGGGAATCGAGAATTTGTAAATGAGATAGGCATGATTTCGGCTCTACAACACCCGAACCTTGTAAAGCTTCATGGTTGTTGCATTGAAGGAAAAGAGCTGCTTCTTGTATATGAGTACATGGAAAACAACTCTCTCGCTCGCGCCCTTTTTG GTTCGGAGGAACAGAATCTGCGGATGGACTGGCCGACAAGGAGGAAaatatgcttaggaatcgcaagAGGGTTAGCATACCTACACGAGGAGTCGAGACTCAAGATTGTGCACAGGGACATTAAGGCTACTAATGTCTTGCTTGATAAAGACTTAAATGCTAAAATCTCTGATTTCGGTcttgctaagcttgatgaagagGAAAATACTCATATCAGTACTAGAATTGCTGGAACTGC AGGATATATGGCACCGGAGTATGCATTGAGGGGGTACCTCACAGACAAGGCGGATGTCTATAGCTTTGGAGTTGTCGTGCTTGAGATTGTGAGCGGAACAAGCAACACTAGTTATCGGCCAAAAGAAGAGTTTGTCTATCTTCTTGATTGG GCCTATGTTTTACAAGAACAAGGAAGTCTATTAGAGCTTGTGGATCCAAGTCTAGGCCAAAGTTACTCAAAAGAAGAAGCATTAACATTGTTAAACTTAGCACTACTATGTACCAACCCGTCTCCGTCTCTAAGACCGAGAATGTCGTCCGTTGTAAGCATGATTGACGGGAAAATACCGGTTCAAGCACCAATTGTTAAACGGGTTGGATCCGAGTTCAATGAAGAACTAAGACGAAAAACATTCGAAAGATTGTCACTAGAGAGTCACAATACGGTTTCCAGGAGATCAAACTCGAACTCGAACTCGAGCTCGAGCTCGAGCCAAGTAGAGAGGAGCATGATGTCAATGGATGGTCCATGGATTGACTCGTCTATATCAATGCAAAGCAAGAATGAGATTATAGACAAATCACCTACAGTGTCAAGTAAACAACTTCCAAAGCTCGATGAAGACAATTAG